The Glycine soja cultivar W05 chromosome 19, ASM419377v2, whole genome shotgun sequence genomic sequence TTCCAAACCCAAAGGGATTCCACCCAGTTCCAATAGTCACCAAAATTCATACCATAAAAATCTTCAAATGCACCTTTCAGTAAAACAAATGCAACTGGAGGAAACACAATAAAACCTAAAGCAATATTACAAGAGGCCCTTAGTAAGGTTCTCCAACTCCTAGCTTGAAAATCAAGCTTCAATGGTCTAGCCATCAGACAAATTGGGACAATATGTAAAGCCCCAATCTCTGCTGTAGCAAAGTTAATGACGGACATGAGAGACAAACCGATGAATGCAGTTGATATAGTTACAGACTTTAAGCTAGCCCACTTGTTTTTCTCAGGTCGAGATGCAGCAGCTTCAAAAATTGGTGAACCCAATATCATGTATAAAATTAGCAAGCTAAAAGCTGATAGCAAACCCCACAATACAAAGTTCATTGTTGGTGTGGTATTGGGTACTTGACATAGGAAAAATGGGAGTAAGGAGATGACAGCACCCCATAAATGAATGACCAAAACCTTCCTGGCCGAATTCAACCATTTCCAAGATTTTGGGCTGGCATTAACTTCTAAGGCAGATGTGGTTTGGGGAGTGGAATCACTAGCATTGACATGGAGATATGCCGCAACTATTGGAAGTGGTGCAACAAGTAATGCAAATGGAATCATGTAAACTCCAACTGACACAAACTTGCTAGGGGATGTCAAGAGGTACAAAAAAAATGACTGATGAAACTTCTCAAGAAGGTTGTTTATTGAGCGTATGACTCCTTCAATTAACCTGCAATATGTATGAAACACTTTGCTCACAGTGATCAAACAAAGAGATGCTTTATAATGTACATCAGCAGTAATACACAAGTTCATaaaatgttaaaacaaaatatcattctATAGAATTAAAAGCTTTGCATGTAATGAGAATAATAGTTTCCTACCACAAGTACAACTATGTCAATggcaaaaagaaacaaaaaggatACAAAATCTCTACCCAATTAAATTTTCCATGTTAAAAAGTTCAAGAGTTTCCTTTATGAAAATACTTTTTTGGAGTTGCTTCAACTATCCCAGCACAAGCAGACATATGTTTTATCTAATGACTGAGACTGAACCGAGCCTTCAAATAACTACCCAGATTTTCTATCTTTGGTTTTGAAAACAAGAACAAGATGTTCATAATTTTGTACAGTTTCTTTATAGTAAATGGCAAGCATAAACAGGACATTGTCATaacatcatttaattaaaaactgtAAACTTCTACAAAAATTCCATTGATAGCCAGCCATTTATTCGATGGTTGATATTCAATATAACCGTACAATACAACTCATATGAGTGACACATACCTTCCACCACGGAGAATGAATTCATTACGCCTGATCATTTTAGTAAGAGAAACTTTTGGTGAAATTTCCAGTGTGATTGCATCAACTTGATAATCACGGAAGGCACCATGAGGACCAGTGGGAACACCTAAGCCCTGAGAGGAATAATATACAGATAAAGAACAACTATAAAGTGGTCACAGGGAATATTATAGTAAACATATTTAGACGGGGTAGAAGAAAAACACCTGGTAATACAATGAACTTGCCAGTGTAGCAGCACCCTCAACATACTCAGTAGCAGGAATACCAAACTTCCACTGAGGATTTAAGCTTCTAGAAATTTTTCCCAAGGATTCAAATATAACACCCAAGGTATAGAGCCACCTGGAGCCAAGCAGAGACCACATCTTCTTCACTTTTATCCGCAACCCTTGTTTATGTACTGCCAGATAATTTACAATATTGATAAGGTCGAGGTTTGGCATCTGGCCATTGGATGCCTCCGCATAAATATTAAGACTGTCTTCATACTGGTTACCTTGCTCTGCAACTTTAATTACAAGAGCTGCAGCCATAGTTCCTGCATGTCTAAAACCACCATATAACTTTCCATCCAAATAAAGACCCTGTCCAAGTTCATTAAAAATGCTGCTCCCATTACATGTTTCACTATTAACTATGTCAAGTCTCTGGATAGAAGGGGCCTGATATGCTCTTAGCCAAGCAGCCACTCCAGAATATTCTCCATATTGTGAATCAGCCACAAGCCATACAATATCTTTTGCCAGCCAAGTAACACGTGAAAGCAGTGAGAACACTGAGTAAGCAATGCCCAAGGAAAAAGCCTCACCCAGACCAACTTTATTTGGATTGTAAGGCGTTACCAAGACACTAGCTTCCTTGCCATCCCCGCATGGTGCCCTGATAATTCCAACAGTGTTGATTCCAAACGAAGAACAAGTTGCATTTTCTGAGATTATACCTGAATTGGGACTGGTAAAGAAGTGCAGTGGATGGAACTGATCAAATTGAGGGTAAAACTTGTGAAAAGTAACTTCAGCATCCAAGGCTGACATATAATGTGCAATAAGTTTTTGACTATCACTGCATTGAAACAaagcaaatattttatttatgttttcctTGTGAAGTTgtataaaatttcatatgatAATAGGAAGGAAGGAGTTACATTGGTGAGGCCCCAGATCTGAACTCCAAATCAGTTAAGTCCTTGATGAGTTTATTTGCATCAGATACATGGTGAGTAGAGAGCATGTTGTTTGCAGAACCTGCACAACTGGGTAAAAATTAGAATCAGCAAATTGAAGAGGAAAGGAATGTAGTGAGTTTGGTTCTCTGTTTGCAAGCATTCCAATGTGTGCAAACGGAGAAGCATGTCACATGGTGCTTTTGGCAAAACGAACATTTGAGGCTGCACCAAAGGAAAACAAACAAGCATGTAGTAAATTGGAAATGGGAGTGACCTGGCATGAGGGCATTCTCGGAAATGTAGGTGTTCTTGGCAAGGATAGGGAGAAGGAGAAGAGCCACCACCCCTGCGATGAAACAAACCACACTGGAAAGAGCAAAGttttaatcaaattcaaatcactCAATATAAATAGTAATAAGGAAAATCTTAATCAGTGTCCTTCAAGCactgattaagaaattaaaagcaggtgtttattaaatatgttattaataATAGACCTCCACTGTGATTTCCAATGCATCCCAATGcgatttccaatttttttttttaaaaaaaaaaaatccattattGATTTCTTAATAATGCAACCCTAAcaatagtagtagtagtagtagtaataCCTGAGAATGTTGGTGTGAGAGATGAGAAAGATCCCTAAGCGTACAATTGGGCGTACTCTTGGTTTTGCAGTATTGTTCTCGCTGGCACCCATGTCTTTCCCTCCTCTACCAACAATCCTCTATCTCATCCAGGAAATTACCTTCTGACCAGTGCCAAAAGGGAAGCCGAGGGCAAGAATACCGGAGATGGGTTGTGGGTTAGGGTTCAACGAGACTGAGAGAGAAGACAAAGTTACAACGTCTGAGAACTGAAAAAGAGAGTGCGGGGTGGAGCTGTGGTAGCTTTGGTGTTCACATGGTAGAGTGTGTCATTCTCATTCCAAGGCCATTGAAAGTTTCCCCTTTGCTTTTGTTATGCTAATTAAAGCTTTGTCCTTATTATagtgtgtttttgaaagatttactTCTGTTGAAGGTTTATATGatgccacttttttttttgcttaggaaatcattttctatttttctttgagatgaatcatttttcataatatttgagatataaaaaatatgtaccGGTGGCTTAAGTGTCATTCGTTTcgggaggaggaagaagaagaaacctaACTCGCTAACATATTAAAATGGTCACCTTATTTAACAAAGACttatttaacaaatattaaaaggCTTTTTGTTGTTTATAATCCGGAGGGAGGAGGGAGGAGGGAGGAGGGAGTAAGGGTTTAAGGCAGTGTTATGAGACTTGAACCATCAACTCAGCCAAGATTTTGAATCACTAAATCAAAAATCAAGCCAATGAGTCAATAATTTATTGCATGAACATAATTAAGATTTCAACATTGTCATAATTAAGATCAACCGGGTAAAAATCTATAAacttttatactaaaaaatctGAAATAAGCAAACATGATCATAATTAAGATTTCAACATGTAATTAACATTTTAGAGAtgtgaaaatattataaatagtttttctttcttgataACAAAATCATACCATCCTTTTCTAATGATTTTTCTTGTCCTATGTTAGAGGTTATAAATGTCTCTTAATCTACCGGATTAAAGATTAATCTCACTCACAATATGTAACTATTATTGATCCAAGAAAATTTTGGACACGGAAAGAATTAAACGCAAATTCTCCCGTTAAACTCTCCGCGTTGTGAAGTATGAGATTTAagcaattttataaaacttttaaaaatttagtacaTAACTATGAATTTAATCATACAAGTGTCCTTGCAAAGCGCATGcccatttaaattttatcacaagcacaatttttttttatcatgtacatgatttatttaaatttaactaaactttcataaaaataactattaaacattttttaaactcCCAAGCATTACGTGGATTCATATCTCAAGTTACACAGTAACACTGGGCATTCCAATGGGAACATTCACTCATCTTCGAAATTAAGAGTTTGAAACTCAATATTTATATTgtaacctaattaaaaaatgaattacatATCTCTGCAAGCAACCCCAAGGGTGGCTCTATGATACATCAAGCTTAGCTTGtgtaggaagaaaagaaaatgatacaACATGCATTCTGCTTCTGCTGAATTTTAGTGCATTAGAATTAGAATTGGATtccacaaacaaatatatgCACAGCTGCATGCTTTGCCAGAGACATCCCACACGGTTGACTTCTGCTCAACACAGTGTGTCCTCTAAATTCACTTTCCAAACGAACCAGGAATGGCTGGAATAACTCACAGAATTCTCCATATTCCATAAATAACAAAGCACAATTCCCAAAACATTGGGCAACGTGTAGCATGGTGAGAACACAAAGCAATTTTAGTGTCACCATAATCCTGTATTTTCAAGAATGTAGTTTGCATCTCAAGTAATAACCATGCTGGCGAGCCTAAGCTGCTTATCTAATGGCAAGTAGCTCTTAAGTAATACACACGTATGATGCATCACTTGCAATAGAAAAACAGCCATATGATTCTCACTCCCATCAATGGGTTGAGAATCAGGAATATAAGAACCATCTGCTATTTGTACAGACCAGTCATATATGCACTCTGTTGATGAGAAGAAGTGGGACACAACAGTTTCTGCAACAGCATTCCAGTTTTGGTCTGCCAGAAGAGACACAAGGGTGACTGGTAGATCATTCAGTACCATTTGTTGGTCCACAATCATAAAGGGCATATATTTGCAGCAGGCAGCAGACAACAGACCAAGAAACTGCAGTGCCTGCAGAAAAATGAAGAGATGTGTACAACAAGTAAGCTTCATAACAAATTCAACTTGGTTATCAAGAAGTAAAACATAGTACTCTCTCTTGCTttcatgatataaaattatagcAGGGCCGATTAATAGCAAGTAGTAGCATAGTAAATGCTAGTTGCTCAAAAATAAATCAGGCAGAACATAATATGAACAACAAGCATCGAAAGAAAATTTGTGTGGCAAAAACTGAATTACACAAGCTGAAATCTAACAATTGTGCCTATGGAATTCAAGTTGATACAAAAGATACTGTTctttatatatgttatttacaaataataatgatgatggtAACGATAATGATTTCCttaaaatttcacaacaaaccaacataattttggttttcaaaatgtctGAAAATCAATGTATTACCTGCTTttccaaaaaagaaattatcaacCCTGATCACAAACCAATTCTTgctgaatttagtttttaaagttTTCCATTATATGCATGAAAGTTACTATAAATAAGTTGTAATTTATGTATCAGTACTGAACTAATACCGTGGAAGGAAAACTGGATACACAGCTAATTTCAACAGCATCAATAAGCCACTGTTTTTTTACACTTCCCTCCGCATGGTACAAAGCTGCCACAACTTCAAAGAGTATATCCCAGAGTCCTGGCAAAATTAAACCTTAGTATTGATATTTGATATGTGAAGCATTTCCGGCTTAATAAGCTTCCAAGTTCCAAACAATTTACAAGTGAATACATAGCAACTCCGATTAGAGTAATAACCATTAATTATTTCAGCCCAAATTGATCTGAGCTCCTATGCCCAAAAACACAATAGCATTGAGTAGTGGAGCAGAAACTAACCTTGTGATTTGGAGTTCAATATGTAAGATTTCATTTTTCCAAGTTCAGTCAGTGAAAGAGAACCAGTCTTCACTAGTTTGATCTTAGCACAAACCTTTTTTTGGACTTCAATAGATTTGCCAGCACTCTGAACAAACTCCTCATGTGAAACCTGTGATTACAAACGGCAGCTTTGGTCACGCACAGGGTTTAAACAGACAATTTGTATCTAATAAACAAGCTTGACCTCAATCAATTTGAATCAACGCCAAGGAGGATTAGCTTAaagtaaacaacaaaaaatcaacaTAATGAAGGTACCAAACAACAGAAATGATCACGTATAGTAAAAgatgattgttgttgttgttgttattgatgatgatgaagaagagatACAGTAAAATATATCATGTAGTGTAATGTGTATGCATACCATACCTTAAGAAAATCCAATAGCCAAATCTGCGGAGCCTTCCCTAAGCATCTTACAGCTTCAGACCATTCCTCTACAGAACTTACATCCGCAGATGATACACTTCCAGAAGATTGAACCACTGGCAATAGAGTAAATAGAACCTCCATACACCTTTCAATATGGGATATGTAACCAGATGAGTCCACAGAAACTTCATCTAGGCACTCGTAGAGACCTTTCCAGCACGAAATACATAACAAGCTTTTGGGGTAGGTGCTAGACTCTTTGTATGAAGTAAAGGAAGACAAGTGATTACTCACATCTCCAAATAGTTTCTCAAGCCTGGAGTTTGAATATACTTTTACAAGGTCTGCTAGATGATTTAGCAGACATGACTGCAAATTTATTTCAAGTGTCCTGAATCTGGAAAAGTCAGATAGCTCATCAAGAAATGTTAGCAGTGAATCAAATTGATTTGCATGGGCCATTGCAAACATTATGCATTCCTCCCTTAGAGTTCCATTCTTAGAAGCAGAATCTTTTGGTAACAACTCAGCAACTTTGGCCTCATATCTCATACAACGCCTAATAATTGACCCCCAATCCAAGCTTGGCAACCTGGGAGCTGTAGAAAGGCACCTTAATACAGCAATGACTCTGCTAATATGTACAATAGTACCTGGCTGGACTTGGAAAAGACCAAAAATGAGAACAATGAGAAGAGACTAACGAAAAACATACAACATAACTATTGTAATAGACTTGTTTTATATATTGGTAATAGGATGTATATTGGAAGTTTGTCATATACAACAATGTCAAAATCTAGAAAAGAGTTAATATCATATTGAATACAAATTCATGTAACAGTAAGACgcaaaacaatataaaatcGTTGGCATTCAATGATGTTATCACTCAGCATGGTTATTACATTTCAAAATTgaggaaaaatgaaatttatcaaatttaaacatattaTTCATGAATAATCAGAATTCTGTGATATGTATCACATGATttctaatagaaaataaacttcAAAACCCAACAACTAGCTTCATGTGAATgcttaacaaaattatatataatgaaataCAGATTTTAAGCTGCTTTTGTAGTTAGTTTGATTTCCAACTCccatacatgaaacaaaatctctctagataattccaaaagaaaaagaaaaaaaaaagtaaacatcAACTTAGAAATTAAATTCCAGACATCGTATCAAGCAAAGGAAGGTGAATaaacagagaaaaaaatgagttatagAGGAAGACAAAAGCAGTGAAATACTTGAAAATGAAGGACACACACATATAACAATTTACACAAAATATGGGCAAAAGATCTACCTCAGTATATTTGAAACTCGTAAGCCACAAACTAAGCTTCAAAACAATATTGTCCTCCGAAAAACTCTGAGAAACAGATTTTGAATTAGTTGCGGCCACGCTCCTATCACTATCAACCCCCAAAAGTTCCTTGGACCATAAATGATGTCGAAGGAAGGCAAGTACCCAGGAAGCAAACTGTTGTAGCTGATGATTATCCGAATTCTGTGCCACAAGAAACATCTCTTGCACCAATGATGTCAAGTATGGTTCAAAATCAGAACTTGAGAGGAGAGGGCCCATGACAGAAGAAGACTCCTGTTGTTTACACAGTAagatatttaaatatgaaacaagaaaaacattaacaaatatgaTGAGATTGCTGGTAGCAATTTTATGGAAAGGTAAAATACCTTCTGATAGCCAGATTGCCTAGAGTAATTTGGAAAATTCATGTTGACCAAAATTCCTGCACCTGCTCCAACAGCATTAACAACTCCTAGCATGCCACCAAGATGGACAAGAAAAGGGAAAGGATTCAAGTAACATTTCCTGAACAGTTCCAGTAAACATTTAACACGTTCAACCTCAATAGAGTAAACACCTTCATTCAGTATACAAGAAAGTACTGTCCCAGCTCCAACACATGATGCCATCAGCAAACTATGGTGCAAAATGCCAGACTTTTTCACAGCAATTAACTCAGAAATTAACTCTTTAAAGCCAACCACAATGCGGTCCAACTCAACATCATTTATCAATTCCATTCTCTGGCAAAAAGCCACTACTGTAGGAAGTGCAATACAGGATCCTAGAGCTAAGACATGCTCAGATTCTTTCCACTGGAAAGTACTGCTTTCAACTAGTGAATGCAAATATGGAAGCCATGACATTAACAAGTTCTTTATCTTGATAACAGTCTCTAACTCTCCAGCTCTGTATATTGCGCTAATGGAGTTAGCTAGACCAAGAACAAGTCCAGCAACACCCCAGATATCTTCTTCCAAGTCTTCACTGTTCTCAGATAACTGTTCATATCCTTTAGCGCTCATGTCATATGAACCCAGTGGAAAGCATGAACATAGACTGTCCAAAACATCAGAAGAACATCGAGTTCTCTGTTGTATCATTGTAGCTAAGGCCCTAATAATTCTTCCTAGTAATACAGATTCTGGAACATACTCTGTTTCCTTCATCACAGTAGAGGTATCAGAAGTTTCAACTCTGGTAAGAAGATCTTGGCATGAAAAACCCAATCCAACACCACATGCACCTTTTACAAGGGAACTTTTGCTATCAGAAAGAACCTGGAAGTTCACACAATCAGTGAAACAGAGTGTCAGATAATCTTATAAACAAGTTCCTCTCAAGACAAGAGTGAActgaattgaaaaaattaataaaaatgacaaGAGAATTCATTTAAAACTCTGATTTTAGCCTCGGTGTGTGTAATACCATTCTTCAGCTTCCTTCTTGACTATCCTACTACAATGGTATTGGGAACATAAGTATGCTACAACCTCTTAATATAATCTCATAGAAGTCTGAGTTTCTATCTCCAAAAAATCTTGGATTCATAAAAGCTAAGGGAAGGTGGACTAAGAAAAATTCCAGAAACACTTATATTTCATCAAAACTGTTAAGAAAAATTCATAAACAATGCTATACTTTCTTTAATCTTcgaaattttttcttcaaacttgttgatcaaaattttgttttaattaaaaaatagaaagtagAAACAAGATAACCAAGATCTTAAAAAAATGGGACAATAGACATACACAAAAAGGATTGAACAAGAATACCTCAAGAAGTCCTGTGATGTTATGATATCTCTCTTTATGATCTGTTACATGAAGGCAACTAGAGATTAATCCAAGAGAAATTGCAGCAGACCATTGGCGGTGTTCATGCTCATGTTGGAACAACCATTCCAAAAGGAACTTTGAAGCAGCAGACTTAACCATGTGAACAGATGGAGGCAAAACCTGAAAATAGTAAGGCCAGAGAAGGTAACAATCAAATGTTATTATGCTAATTACACAAGATACATTACTAACCAGATTATTAGAGAATTGACTCACTAATTGGCTGATGTTTTAATTGAACATAGCCCAAAagtgaaaatgtaaaattatagaCATTGGTATGCAACAGATAGCAGATCAAGGGATATATGGCATTTAGGAGACAGAAATACTTCCAAGATCATTCATATTGTAAAATTGTTCGTATAAAATGTGGTTAATAATACTCGTAGAGTTACATGTTCCATAATCTTAACAACACTTTATATGTTTAGATGTGAATATGCAGCATCGATGATAATTAGTCAGAATCTATAAAGATTCTAAATGAATGCTTAACAATAGAAAACCTTCTCACCACACAAAGTGCACCAATAGCCAGTGCAATATTTTCAGCAGCTCTAGGTATAGCCTCATCCGCTATTGCTATCATACTCTGCACAAAAAGCATGTAACAAAACAGCCTACATCAGATATTGACAAAGTTGTGCATTAGATACAGATAACTGATAAATGGGAAAAAAAGATAGTTTGTAATGACAAAACAGCAAACCTGACCTTTAAAATATCACTAGCAGCTTTAGAAGTTTTATCTAGGACACTCGATTGTGCCTTAGCATCATAGGACAGAGTGTAAGCCTTCATCCAACGTCGCATGAAGCCTTTCCATGATTGCAGTGCCATCAGCGCAAGCAAGATATTTCTTGAGAGCTGAAGAGAAGCAGCTACTTCCACTAGAGCATTTTCATACCCAGCATGTACATCTCTTAACCTCTGAATACATATAATATCAGATCAAAAGTGCAGTCAAATCTAATCAGAATATATTTAATCTGTCAATATCTTACTTTGGATGCTAGATGTTCATTCATATCTTTAGGAgggaaagaaaaacataataaagAAGCACCAGGTAACTCTCTAGCTTTATTTATCACTCCTGCAAGTAGAAGCTTAACATCAAGgcatattcaaataaaacaagaaaattaatatattaaaccaGACAGAGTTTGATAAAAGCAATTAGTGACAGAATTTCTACCACTCCATTTAAGGAAACATTCAGTTTCTAAACCATGTGAAAGAAATCATGTCCTGTCAACATAAACGCAACCACCCAGTTTCATTTAGATCTAGGCTAAAtccaaataaattgattttgtttttcatttttggcaTTAACAAACCATGAGTTAACAAGAGATGTTGTAGATAAAAAGAAGACTCAAtttaagcattttattttatttttccagtATCAGACCTGAACTTCTTTTTGGAAGAATTATTGGGAAAAGAACACAAAATAGACAGCTGATACCACCATACCTGAAGAGAATATAACCTGTGGAAATACATCCATCAATTTTTCGATCTTGCTTCCTGTAACTCTTTTTTCCTTGACTACTCTCCGACGATTTCTAAAGCAAATGGATAGAAAATTAACAAATTGAATCATATTATTATACCATCCAATATAAGTAAATCAATTGTAGGATGCAATGCTTACATGTGCTCATATGTTATTAACTTGACATGAAACTCCTCCATAGCCTTGAGTACTTTGGGATTTGTCTCAGAAAAGAACAGCTCCAAATTCATTTTCTTGAAATCTGGAATACTATTCTCAAGCTGTGGCACCTGGAAAGTGGTAACAAAACAATATCAAAGGAACAAGTGTAAATTactctttattttaataaaataacagtCCACTCATGCAGAGCAACATTTTCATCAATGGATATACTTCATATTGAGCAAGTGCCTCCAGGGCTGAAATTCTTGCTTTTCCCCACTGTCTACCCTGACCATAGGTAACTACATCCCACAAAATTTGCAGCACACTCTTTGATGCTTCTGGATATGCTTCTGCGTCCATTGCACCCCACCTAAGCAGAAGGCATAGGCTGCCATAACACAGGAAGTGTCTTTTAATGAGACAACAGAATGACAATTCAAAACTAGGAAATTATGTATTAAttgatggagaaaaaaaat encodes the following:
- the LOC114400495 gene encoding glycosylphosphatidylinositol anchor attachment 1 protein-like; amino-acid sequence: MGASENNTAKPRVRPIVRLGIFLISHTNILSVVCFIAGVVALLLLPILAKNTYISENALMPGSANNMLSTHHVSDANKLIKDLTDLEFRSGASPIDSQKLIAHYMSALDAEVTFHKFYPQFDQFHPLHFFTSPNSGIISENATCSSFGINTVGIIRAPCGDGKEASVLVTPYNPNKVGLGEAFSLGIAYSVFSLLSRVTWLAKDIVWLVADSQYGEYSGVAAWLRAYQAPSIQRLDIVNSETCNGSSIFNELGQGLYLDGKLYGGFRHAGTMAAALVIKVAEQGNQYEDSLNIYAEASNGQMPNLDLINIVNYLAVHKQGLRIKVKKMWSLLGSRWLYTLGVIFESLGKISRSLNPQWKFGIPATEYVEGAATLASSLYYQGLGVPTGPHGAFRDYQVDAITLEISPKVSLTKMIRRNEFILRGGRLIEGVIRSINNLLEKFHQSFFLYLLTSPSKFVSVGVYMIPFALLVAPLPIVAAYLHVNASDSTPQTTSALEVNASPKSWKWLNSARKVLVIHLWGAVISLLPFFLCQVPNTTPTMNFVLWGLLSAFSLLILYMILGSPIFEAAASRPEKNKWASLKSVTISTAFIGLSLMSVINFATAEIGALHIVPICLMARPLKLDFQARSWRTLLRASCNIALGFIVFPPVAFVLLKGAFEDFYGMNFGDYWNWVESLWVWNSATYLYVGVVHLPCWALCIHILFHPC